One window of the Falco biarmicus isolate bFalBia1 chromosome Z, bFalBia1.pri, whole genome shotgun sequence genome contains the following:
- the LOC130142667 gene encoding acrosin-like has protein sequence MQRLFYPGLPLLCPTPLAWCDGRASGTTLLTQKARTQLIRPIGSCGLRPMALHYGMSRVVGGTDALPGAWPWIVSIQALVEGGTAHICGGSLISPQWVLTAAHCFIEPSLHLPSRDITVLRVVLGATQLTQLGPEAQVRAVRRLLVHQHYWNVTQRNDIALLELDQPVQCNSYVQLACVPDASLRVSELTACYVSGWGARKARGEWPKRSAYVLQEAQVHLIDARVCNSSGWYRGAIHTHNMCAGYPQGGIDTCQGDSGGPLVCQDRSADYFWLVGVTSWGTGCARARKPGVYTSTQHFYDWILAQMGLRPAVTTTARPQPVFTYTPVQRPRPRPRPTESSRFPPCPFPVQKLLDFFTRLQELLQYLRAK, from the exons ATGCAGCGCCTCTTCTACCCCGGGCTCCCTCTACTGTGTCCCACACCACTGGCCTGGTGTGATGGCAGAGCCAGTGGCACTACCCTGTTGACGCAGAAGGCTCGGACACAACTgatacgaccaat AGGGAGCTGCGGGCTTCGTCCCATGGCTTTGCACTACGGCATGTCGCGCGTcgtgggtggcacagatgccctgccgggggcctggccctggatcgTCAGCATCCAGGCTCTCGTGGAAGGAGGCACGGCGCACATCTGCGGGGGCTCCCTCATCAGCCCACAGTgggtcctcacagcagcccactgcttcatcgAG ccctctctccatctgccttccagggACATCACCGTCTTGCGCGTGGTGCTCGGTGCCACCCAGCTGACTCAGCTGGGCCCTGAGGCTCAGGTGCGCGCCGTCAGGCGGCTGCTGGTTCACCAGCACTACTGGAACGTCACGCAGAGGAacgacattgccttgctggagctggaccagcctgtccagtgcaacagctacgtacagcttgcctgtgtgcccgacgcctcgctgagagtctcagagctgacagcctgctacgtcagtggctggggtgccaggaaagcaagaggTGAGTGGCCCAAAC gatCGGCATacgtgctgcaggaggcccaggtccaCCTCATCGATGCCagggtctgtaacagcagcggcTGGTACAGGGGGGCCATCCACACCCACAACATGTGTGCTGGCTATCCGCAGGGCGGCATCgacacctgccag ggggacagcggtgggcctCTCGTGTGCCAAGACAGGAGCGCCgactacttctggcttgttggcGTGACCagctgggggacgggctgtgcgaGAGCAAGGAAGCCCGGAGTCTacacctccacccagcacttctacGACTGGATCCTGGCGCAGATGGGCCTGCGCCCAGCAGTAACCACTACTGCAAGGCCACAGCCAGTCTTCACCTACACCCCCGTTcagaggccaaggccaaggccaaggccaacagAATCGAGCCGGTTTCCACCCTGCCCGTTTccagtccagaagctgctggacttctttactcggctgcaggagctcctgcagtacCTAAGGGCGAAATAG
- the LOC130142668 gene encoding acrosin-like gives MSLAAMDFLRLLVVLLAVCCPVHGTWDSCGGSCGLRPMALHYGMSRVVGGTDALPGAWPWIVSIQALVEGGTAHICGGSLISPQWVLTAAHCFIEVRDITVLRVVLGATQLTQLGPEAQVRAVRRLLVHQHYWNVTQSNDIALLELDQPVQCNSYVQLACVPDASLRVSELTACYVSGWGARKARAGGSAYVLQEAQVHLIDARVCNSSGWYRGAIHTHNMCAGYPQGGIDTCQGDSGGPLVCQDKSADYFWLVGVTSWGTGCARARKPGVYTSTQHFYDWILAQMGLRPAVTTTARPQPVFTYTPVQRPRPRPRPRPTESSRFPPCPFPVQKLLDFFTRLQELLQYLRAK, from the exons atgTCGCTGGCAGCGATGGATTTTCTGCGTCTCCTCGTTGTCCTGCTGGCcgtgtgctgtcctgtgcacggcacatgggacagctgtgg AGGGAGCTGCGGGCTTCGTCCCATGGCTTTGCACTACGGCATGTCGCGCGTcgtgggtggcacagatgccctgccgggggcctggccctggatcgTCAGCATCCAGGCTCTCGTGGAAGGAGGCACGGCGCACATCTGTGGGGGCTCCCTCATCAGCCCACAGTgggtcctcacagcagcccactgcttcatcgAGGTCAG ggACATCACCGTCTTGCGCGTGGTGCTCGGTGCCACCCAGCTGACTCAGCTGGGCCCTGAGGCTCAGGTGCGCGCCGTCAGGCGGCTGCTGGTTCACCAGCACTACTGGAACGTCACGCAGAGCAacgacattgccttgctggagctggaccagcctgtccagtgcaacagctacgtacagcttgcctgtgtgcccgacgcctcgctgagagtctcagagctgacagcctgctacgtcagtggctggggtgccaggaaagcaagag ctggaggatCGGCATacgtgctgcaggaggcccaggtccaCCTCATCGATGCCagggtctgtaacagcagcggcTGGTACAGGGGGGCCATCCACACCCACAACATGTGTGCTGGCTATCCGCAGGGCGGCATCgacacctgccag ggggacagcggtgggcctCTCGTGTGCCAAGACAAGAGCGCCgactacttctggcttgttggcGTGACCagctgggggacgggctgtgcgaGAGCAAGGAAGCCCGGAGTCTacacctccacccagcacttctacGACTGGATCCTGGCGCAGATGGGCCTGCGCCCAGCAGTAACCACTACTGCAAGGCCACAGCCAGTCTTCACCTACACCCCCGTTcagaggccaaggccaaggccaaggccaaggccaacagAATCGAGCCGGTTTCCACCCTGCCCGTTTccagtccagaagctgctggacttctttactcggctgcaggagctcctgcagtacCTAAGGGCGAAATAG
- the LOC130142669 gene encoding acrosin-like: MEPRATGILRAVRRQPGNCGLRPMALHYGMSRVVGGTDALPGAWPWIVSIQALVEGGTAHICGGSLISPQWVLTAAHCFIEVRDITILRVVLGATQLTQLGPEAQVRAVRRLLVHQHYWNVTQRNDIALLELDQPVQCNSYVQLACVPDASLRVSELTACYVSGWGARKARGEWPKRRSAYVLQEAQVHLIDARVCNSSGWYRGAIHTHNMCAGYPQGGIDTCQGDSGGPLVCQDKSADYFWLVGVTSWGTGCARARKPGVYTSTQHFYDWILAQMGLRPAVTTTARPQPVFTYTPVQRPRPRPRPTESSRFPPCPFPVQKLLDFFTRLQELLQYLRAK; encoded by the exons ATGGAACCCCGGGCAACGGGAATCCTGCGGGCAGTCCGTCGGCAGCC AGGGAACTGCGGGCTTCGTCCCATGGCTTTGCACTACGGCATGTCGCGCGTcgtgggtggcacagatgccctgccgggggcctggccctggatcgTCAGCATCCAGGCTCTCGTGGAAGGAGGCACGGCGCACATCTGCGGGGGCTCCCTCATCAGCCCACAGTgggtcctcacagcagcccactgcttcatcgAGGTCAG ggACATCACCATCTTGCGCGTGGTGCTCGGTGCCACCCAGCTGACTCAGCTGGGCCCTGAGGCTCAGGTGCGCGCCGTCAGGCGGCTGCTGGTTCACCAGCACTACTGGAACGTCACGCAGAGGAacgacattgccttgctggagctggaccagcctgtccagtgcaacagctacgtacagcttgcctgtgtgcccgacgcctcgctgagagtctcagagctgacagcctgctacgtcagtggctggggtgccaggaaagcaagaggTGAGTGGCCCAAACGCA gatCGGCATacgtgctgcaggaggcccaggtccaCCTCATTGATGCCagggtctgtaacagcagcggcTGGTACAGGGGGGCCATCCACACCCACAACATGTGTGCTGGCTATCCGCAGGGCGGCATCgacacctgccag ggggacagcggtgggcctCTCGTGTGCCAAGACAAGAGCGCCgactacttctggcttgttggcGTGACCagctgggggacgggctgtgcgaGAGCAAGGAAGCCCGGAGTCTacacctccacccagcacttctacGACTGGATCCTGGCGCAGATGGGCCTGCGCCCAGCAGTAACCACTACTGCAAGGCCACAGCCAGTCTTCACCTACACCCCCGTTcagaggccaaggccaaggccaaggccaacagAATCGAGCCGGTTTCCACCCTGCCCGTTTccagtccagaagctgctggacttctttactcggctgcaggagctcctgcagtacCTAAGGGCGAAATAG
- the LOC130142670 gene encoding acrosin-like: protein MSLAAMDFLRLLVVLLAVCCPVHGTWDSCGGSCGLRPMALHYGMSRVVGGTDALPGAWPWIVSIQALVEGGTAHICGGSLISPQWVLTAAHCFIEVRDITILRVVLGATQLTQLGPEAQVRAVRRLLVHQHYWNVTQRNDIALLELDQPVQCNSYVQLACVPDASLRVSELTACYVSGWGARKARAGGSAYVLQEAQVHLIDARVCNSSGWYRGAIHTHNMCAGYPQGGIDTCQGDSGGPLVCQDKSADYFWLVGVTSWGTGCARARKPGVYTSTQHFYDWILAQMGLRPAVTTTARPQPVFTYTPVQRPRPRPRPTESSRFPPCPFPVQKLLDFFTRLQELLQYLRAK, encoded by the exons atgTCGCTGGCAGCGATGGATTTTCTGCGTCTCCTCGTTGTCCTGCTGGCcgtgtgctgtcctgtgcacggcacatgggacagctgtgg AGGGAGCTGCGGGCTTCGTCCCATGGCTTTGCACTACGGCATGTCGCGCGTcgtgggtggcacagatgccctgccgggggcctggccctggatcgTCAGCATCCAGGCTCTCGTGGAAGGAGGCACGGCGCACATCTGCGGGGGCTCCCTCATCAGCCCACAGTgggtcctcacagcagcccactgcttcatcgAGGTCAG ggACATCACCATCTTGCGCGTGGTGCTCGGTGCCACCCAGCTGACTCAGCTGGGCCCTGAGGCTCAGGTGCGCGCCGTCAGGCGGCTGCTGGTTCACCAGCACTACTGGAACGTCACGCAGAGGAacgacattgccttgctggagctggaccagcctgtccagtgcaacagctacgtacagcttgcctgtgtgcccgacgcctcgctgagagtctcagagctgacagcctgctacgtcagtggctggggtgccaggaaagcaagag ctggaggatCGGCATacgtgctgcaggaggcccaggtccaCCTCATTGATGCCagggtctgtaacagcagcggcTGGTACAGGGGGGCCATCCACACCCACAACATGTGTGCTGGCTATCCGCAGGGCGGCATCgacacctgccag ggggacagcggtgggcctCTCGTGTGCCAAGACAAGAGCGCCgactacttctggcttgttggcGTGACCagctgggggacgggctgtgcgaGAGCAAGGAAGCCCGGAGTCTacacctccacccagcacttctacGACTGGATCCTGGCGCAGATGGGCCTGCGCCCAGCAGTAACCACTACTGCAAGGCCACAGCCAGTCTTCACCTACACCCCCGTTcagaggccaaggccaaggccaaggccaacagAATCGAGCCGGTTTCCACCCTGCCCGTTTccagtccagaagctgctggacttctttactcggctgcaggagctcctgcagtacCTAAGGGCGAAATAG